The following are encoded in a window of Peromyscus leucopus breed LL Stock chromosome X, UCI_PerLeu_2.1, whole genome shotgun sequence genomic DNA:
- the LOC114687841 gene encoding uncharacterized protein C6orf62 homolog, whose product MGDPNSQKKQALNRLHAQLRKKKESLADQFDFKMYIAFVFKEKKKKSALFEVSEVIPVMTNNYEENILKGVRDSSYSLESSIELLQKDVVQLHTPRYQSMRRDVIGCTQEMDFILWPRNDIEKIVCLLFSRWNESDEPFRPVQAKFEFHHGDYEKQFLHVLSRKDKTGIVVNNPNQSVFLFIDRQHFQTPKNKATIFKLCSICLYLPQEQLTHWAVGTKEDHLRPYMPE is encoded by the coding sequence ATGGGGGACCCAAACTCCCAGAAGAAACAAGCTCTGAACAGACTACATGCTcagcttagaaagaaaaaagaatctctAGCTGACCAGTTTGACTTCAAGATGTATATTGCCTTTGTGttcaaggagaagaagaaaaagtcagCACTTTTTGAAGTGTCTGAGGTTATACCAGTCATGACAAataattatgaagaaaatattctgaaaggTGTGCGAGATTCCAGCTATTCCTTGGAAAGTTCTATAGAGCTTCTGCAGAAGGATGTGGTACAGCTCCATACTCCTCGATACCAGTCTATGAGAAGGGATGTAATTGGCTGTACTCAGGAGATGGATTTCATTCTTTGGCCTCGGAATGATATTGAGAAAATTGTTTGTCTCCTGTTTTCTAGGTGGAATGAATCTGATGAACCTTTTAGGCCTGTTCAGGCCAAATTTGAATTTCATCATGGTGACTATGAGAAACAGTTTCTGCATGTACTGAGCCGCAAGGACAAGACAGGAATTGTTGTCAACAATCCTAACCAGTCAGTGTTTCTCTTCATTGACAGACAGCATTTTCAGACTCCAAAAAACAAAGCCACCATCTTCAAGTTATGCAGcatctgcctctacctgccaCAGGAACAGCTCACCCACTGGGCAGTTGGCACCAAAGAGGATCACCTCCGTCCTTATATGCCAGAGTAA